A window from Nitrosopumilus sp. encodes these proteins:
- a CDS encoding D-aminoacyl-tRNA deacylase: MELLIAYRDDPAGHNMAKYLSKEMTKDGDVFRGKYYDLLIIPTPAICADWLEEKYDDYDGFIFLSKHAAESGVLALTCHSTGNFSDAKFGGNKRQVAIPYPDLQKTYLQTLQKNQSQFPEFQITIEATHHGPTALSKRSLFIEIGTTEKQWNDVSLCNSVAALVHEVMSNPIKKNPVAICFGGTHYPSKFTDMLLNGPYALGTVIPKHALSEVDKTLFLHILEQNKLAKAALLDWRGLGSYKQKILELLEPTNLEVIKI; the protein is encoded by the coding sequence ATGGAACTACTTATTGCATATCGAGATGACCCTGCAGGTCATAACATGGCAAAATATCTTTCAAAAGAGATGACTAAAGACGGCGATGTTTTTCGTGGAAAATATTATGATTTGTTGATTATTCCAACCCCTGCTATTTGCGCTGATTGGCTGGAGGAAAAATATGATGATTATGATGGTTTTATTTTTTTGTCAAAACATGCTGCAGAGTCAGGAGTATTGGCCTTGACCTGCCACAGTACTGGAAATTTTTCTGATGCAAAATTTGGTGGAAATAAAAGACAAGTTGCAATACCATACCCTGATCTTCAAAAAACATATCTTCAAACTCTACAGAAAAACCAATCACAGTTTCCAGAATTTCAAATCACAATAGAGGCAACTCATCATGGACCTACTGCCCTAAGCAAGCGTTCATTATTTATCGAGATAGGCACAACTGAAAAACAATGGAATGATGTATCGCTATGTAATTCAGTTGCAGCCTTGGTACATGAAGTGATGTCCAATCCAATTAAAAAAAATCCTGTTGCAATTTGTTTTGGTGGAACCCATTATCCTTCAAAATTCACTGATATGCTACTTAATGGCCCATATGCCCTTGGAACAGTAATTCCAAAACATGCGTTAAGTGAGGTTGATAAAACGTTATTCTTGCATATTCTTGAACAAAACAAATTGGCAAAAGCTGCTCTTTTAGATTGGCGAGGGCTAGGCTCTTACAAACAAAAGATTCTTGAACTTCTTGAACCCACGAATCTTGAGGTAATCAAGATTTGA
- a CDS encoding metallophosphoesterase: MNSTKKRKVLAMFGLFVAVLSVNMILVEPAIIETDTVEIEGTGINMTIAFLSDFQRRDADPTFVQRAVDMVNSKNPDLILLGGDYVENSIDELPSIEPLKDLKSKYGVYGVMGNHDYLAFGFARNVGGDAVLAQQILQFFETPNPINDSQNDRIKILRNEKVVISDKVTLIGLDDLWANLRDESKAYADKSTGYKILLSHNQEELDIKKETADLYLFGHTHCGQMRLPVLGSIPKIFGFSGEYDKGYYVLDDGAHVYTTCGLAPAPRLLNPPEISIINLVP; encoded by the coding sequence TTGAACTCTACAAAAAAGAGAAAGGTACTTGCAATGTTTGGATTGTTTGTTGCAGTCTTGTCTGTAAATATGATTCTTGTAGAGCCTGCAATAATAGAAACTGATACAGTAGAGATAGAAGGTACTGGCATAAACATGACTATTGCTTTTCTGTCTGACTTTCAGCGAAGAGATGCAGATCCTACATTTGTTCAAAGAGCAGTAGATATGGTCAATTCTAAAAACCCAGATCTGATATTGCTTGGAGGCGATTATGTTGAAAATAGTATTGATGAATTGCCCTCAATTGAGCCGTTAAAGGACCTCAAATCAAAGTATGGTGTTTATGGAGTGATGGGAAATCATGACTATTTGGCATTTGGCTTTGCAAGGAATGTGGGAGGTGATGCAGTTTTGGCACAACAAATACTCCAATTCTTTGAGACTCCAAATCCTATCAATGATAGCCAAAATGACAGAATCAAAATTCTGCGTAATGAGAAGGTGGTCATATCTGACAAGGTTACCTTGATAGGTCTAGATGATCTGTGGGCCAATCTAAGAGACGAGTCAAAGGCATATGCAGATAAAAGTACAGGATACAAAATTTTACTTTCACATAATCAAGAAGAACTTGACATCAAAAAGGAGACTGCAGATCTCTACCTGTTTGGGCATACTCATTGCGGACAGATGAGGTTGCCTGTTTTGGGTTCTATTCCAAAGATTTTTGGCTTTTCAGGAGAATATGACAAGGGGTACTATGTCTTAGATGATGGTGCACATGTGTACACAACATGTGGTCTTGCACCAGCGCCAAGACTGCTAAATCCACCAGAGATATCAATAATCAATCTTGTTCCATGA
- a CDS encoding nucleotidyltransferase domain-containing protein, giving the protein MTYSKIDDIKRLHNLLDEFVGVVTSRYKNQITSIVLFGSATTSEWVKGKSDIDCIVLVKDKTHTKEIERFFCDTLLELDKKYDLKLSETCTTYKKTQNHMLNLILRAEKFSMFGRPFYVLSEDQIDIANARIITIDDLKIYVGTHIFASINLFFHRIKSTGKVLYGKDITKEFPTKIPHLEKFKASLNALLLLMMSFIIFPIDYYFAFQHAVKANFWACNNSLFALEKPLSDTESEIKEIENIFSDSNSEWILDVSHLHQSIQYKRRKETDNLSRLFVFKYMLKTTKFIMTLYLMTLQKMFSSYRQLMD; this is encoded by the coding sequence TTGACATACTCAAAGATCGATGACATCAAAAGACTGCACAATCTACTTGATGAGTTTGTAGGAGTAGTAACTTCTCGATACAAAAATCAGATTACATCAATTGTATTGTTTGGTTCTGCCACCACGTCTGAATGGGTAAAGGGCAAATCCGACATTGATTGTATTGTCTTGGTAAAAGACAAAACTCACACAAAAGAGATAGAGCGATTTTTCTGTGACACATTACTTGAGCTTGATAAAAAATATGACCTAAAACTTTCTGAGACATGCACCACTTACAAAAAAACCCAGAATCACATGCTAAACCTGATTTTGCGGGCAGAAAAATTCTCCATGTTTGGGAGACCATTTTATGTCTTGTCTGAAGATCAGATTGATATTGCAAATGCCAGAATCATTACAATTGATGATCTTAAGATCTATGTTGGAACACATATTTTTGCTTCCATCAATTTGTTCTTTCACAGAATAAAAAGTACAGGAAAGGTACTGTATGGAAAAGACATTACAAAGGAGTTTCCTACAAAGATTCCACATCTTGAAAAGTTCAAGGCATCCCTTAATGCATTGCTTTTACTGATGATGAGTTTTATAATTTTTCCAATTGACTACTACTTTGCATTCCAACATGCTGTAAAGGCAAATTTTTGGGCATGCAACAATTCCTTGTTTGCACTTGAAAAGCCTCTATCTGACACAGAGTCTGAAATAAAAGAAATTGAAAATATATTTTCTGATTCAAATTCGGAATGGATTCTTGATGTAAGTCATTTACACCAGTCGATTCAATACAAAAGACGCAAGGAAACTGACAATCTCTCAAGACTATTTGTTTTCAAGTATATGCTCAAGACAACAAAATTTATCATGACACTATACCTTATGACACTGCAGAAAATGTTTTCATCATATAGACAGCTTATGGATTGA
- a CDS encoding universal stress protein has protein sequence MIKNKIQKILVALDGSKNSFRGLDEAIIIARNSKSVISGTYVTPLSPPASSEQKAYVKNVLLKNANEFMEKAKTRCAQNGILFYEKILYGKEGPKIVKFAHDKKFDLIVIGSRGMSSLKEAFLGSTSNYVLHKSKIPVLIVK, from the coding sequence ATGATAAAAAATAAGATTCAAAAAATCCTAGTTGCATTGGATGGCTCAAAAAACTCATTCAGAGGGTTGGATGAAGCAATCATTATTGCCAGAAATAGTAAGTCTGTTATCAGTGGGACATATGTCACACCGCTTAGTCCACCTGCATCATCTGAGCAAAAAGCATACGTCAAAAATGTCCTTTTAAAAAATGCAAATGAGTTCATGGAAAAAGCAAAGACACGTTGTGCACAAAATGGAATCTTGTTTTATGAGAAAATATTGTACGGGAAGGAAGGCCCAAAAATAGTAAAATTTGCACATGATAAAAAATTTGATCTAATTGTTATCGGTTCAAGAGGAATGAGTTCACTAAAAGAGGCATTCCTTGGAAGCACATCAAATTATGTTCTTCATAAATCAAAAATACCTGTTTTGATAGTAAAGTGA
- a CDS encoding cation:proton antiporter, protein MVTEFDIIPTIIGILFLVLPAMLLGRVCKHFKISEIVGFVLAGVFLGPFALGGIVPFFEKPIVELNEVMLSFWQVSGIIILFSAGLHFTFHDLIKAGYKSATVGIMGVVTPLVLGYFVSGLFGFDWMVCVIIGATLSATSIAITVTILEELKKEKSKEGNILVNAAVLDDILGLAVLSAIISLVTLHVMPSAESVAIVVTKEIGFWLLILIGAVFLLPKIVHGIASAKPSSLETRGIKQAASLGSAFGFAAVASIAGLNPIVGAFAAGMGLAGSKLVGQVREFVGRLKVIMEPLFFAIIGAHVNISQIAEIDLVFFAVITGVAIFSKILGCGIPSIIMLKNRVKGLRIGYGMIGRGEVALITAGIGLSSGVISYTVFSTIVLVVLATIFISPTLLRNSYKKKQDRKV, encoded by the coding sequence TTGGTTACTGAATTCGATATTATTCCGACAATAATAGGCATACTGTTTTTGGTGTTGCCTGCCATGTTGTTAGGCCGAGTATGCAAACATTTCAAAATATCAGAGATTGTAGGGTTTGTTTTAGCTGGAGTTTTTTTGGGACCGTTTGCACTAGGTGGCATAGTTCCGTTCTTTGAGAAGCCCATAGTGGAATTAAATGAAGTCATGTTATCTTTCTGGCAGGTTTCTGGAATTATTATCTTATTTTCAGCAGGATTACACTTTACGTTTCATGATTTGATCAAAGCAGGATACAAGTCTGCCACAGTTGGAATCATGGGGGTTGTCACTCCATTGGTCTTAGGATATTTTGTATCTGGTCTATTCGGGTTTGACTGGATGGTGTGTGTCATTATTGGAGCAACGCTGAGTGCAACAAGCATTGCAATTACAGTAACCATCCTTGAAGAATTAAAAAAAGAAAAATCAAAGGAAGGAAATATTCTGGTAAACGCAGCAGTATTAGATGACATACTAGGATTAGCTGTACTCTCAGCAATAATTTCTCTAGTTACACTTCATGTCATGCCAAGTGCTGAATCGGTAGCCATTGTAGTTACAAAAGAGATCGGATTTTGGCTTTTGATTTTGATTGGTGCCGTATTCTTGCTTCCAAAAATTGTTCACGGCATAGCATCTGCAAAACCATCCTCTTTGGAAACTAGGGGAATCAAGCAGGCAGCCTCATTGGGTTCTGCATTTGGTTTTGCTGCAGTTGCATCAATTGCAGGACTTAATCCCATTGTCGGGGCATTTGCTGCAGGAATGGGTCTTGCAGGATCAAAACTGGTAGGACAGGTAAGAGAATTTGTTGGAAGACTAAAAGTAATCATGGAACCACTGTTTTTTGCAATAATTGGAGCACATGTAAACATCAGTCAAATTGCAGAAATCGATTTGGTTTTCTTTGCCGTAATTACAGGAGTTGCAATATTTAGTAAGATTCTTGGATGTGGAATTCCATCAATTATCATGCTAAAAAACAGAGTCAAGGGATTACGAATTGGATATGGGATGATTGGAAGAGGTGAGGTGGCATTAATCACTGCAGGAATTGGACTGTCAAGTGGAGTAATCAGTTATACGGTTTTTTCTACAATAGTCCTGGTTGTTTTAGCAACCATATTCATATCTCCTACTTTACTTCGGAATTCATATAAGAAAAAACAAGACAGAAAAGTATAG
- a CDS encoding CDC48 family AAA ATPase, with the protein MSEIELKIEEMPQTYVGKGVAIVDPKVLEENSWKPGEILELSAKKKSHVKLWSGFPEDYGSNIIRIDGLTRYNIGASIGENLLINAVKGAEAEQIVLSPIEKIHAEGLHEYMSSLYQGHVFTTGDTVIVNTQMGSKIQLVVTSTKPSKPVFVTEDTIFKLGTITKLDDPSIPRITYDELGGLKNEIQKIREMVELPMRHPELFEKIGIASPKGVLLYGPPGTGKTLLAKAVAGETNSHFTSLSGPEIMAKHYGESEEKLREIFNKAEENAPSIIFIDEIDSIAPKREEVSGELEKRIVSQLLTLMDGMKSRGKVVVIAATNRPDSIDPALRRPGRFDREIEIGIPDDEGRLEILNIHTRGMPLDKNVKLDKISKTTHGFVGADLEVLCKEAAMRSLRRILPEINLDEEKVSKDVLQKIKITGEDFADALKEVRPSALREVLVQIPNVSWDDVGGLDKLKEELREAIEWPLKHKEAFEYAHVKPPKGVLLYGPPGTGKTLIAKAVATTTESNFISIKGPELLSKWVGESEKGVREIFRKARMAAPCIIFFDEIDALVPKRGSGGSESHVTENVVSQILTEIDGLEELHNVLIIGATNRLDIVDPALLRPGRFDRVIEVPNPDVAGIEMILKIHTKDKPLAEDVNLKTLAEMAKGFSGAEIEEACNRAALLGVKRFVENKEKDVKSIKITRKDLEFSIDEIKKTKTSSSS; encoded by the coding sequence ATGTCTGAAATTGAACTAAAAATTGAAGAGATGCCACAAACCTATGTGGGAAAAGGTGTAGCAATAGTAGATCCTAAAGTACTTGAAGAAAATAGTTGGAAACCGGGAGAAATTCTAGAACTGTCTGCAAAGAAAAAAAGCCACGTTAAATTATGGTCGGGATTTCCAGAAGATTATGGCAGTAACATCATTCGCATAGATGGCCTTACCAGATATAACATAGGGGCAAGCATTGGAGAGAATCTTTTGATCAATGCAGTTAAAGGAGCAGAAGCAGAACAAATTGTATTATCCCCTATTGAAAAGATTCATGCTGAGGGATTACATGAGTACATGTCATCTCTTTATCAAGGACATGTGTTTACAACAGGAGATACGGTAATTGTCAACACACAGATGGGAAGTAAAATCCAGCTGGTTGTAACTAGTACAAAACCATCAAAACCAGTATTTGTCACTGAGGATACTATATTCAAGCTTGGCACGATTACAAAATTAGATGATCCTTCCATACCAAGAATAACTTATGATGAACTTGGTGGATTGAAAAATGAAATTCAAAAGATACGTGAGATGGTAGAACTACCAATGAGACATCCAGAATTGTTTGAGAAAATTGGGATAGCATCACCAAAAGGAGTCTTGCTTTATGGTCCTCCTGGAACTGGAAAGACGCTGTTGGCAAAGGCAGTAGCTGGTGAAACAAATTCTCACTTTACCTCACTTAGCGGTCCAGAAATCATGGCAAAGCATTACGGAGAAAGCGAAGAGAAATTGCGAGAGATTTTCAATAAAGCTGAAGAGAATGCACCTAGCATAATATTTATCGATGAGATTGATTCCATTGCTCCAAAAAGAGAAGAAGTTTCAGGAGAGCTTGAAAAAAGAATTGTCTCTCAACTGTTGACATTGATGGATGGTATGAAATCTAGAGGAAAAGTCGTAGTGATTGCAGCAACTAACAGACCTGATAGCATAGATCCTGCACTTCGAAGGCCAGGAAGATTTGACAGAGAGATTGAGATTGGAATTCCCGATGATGAGGGAAGATTGGAAATCCTAAACATTCACACTCGAGGGATGCCATTGGATAAAAATGTAAAACTTGATAAAATATCCAAGACAACTCACGGGTTTGTGGGGGCCGACTTGGAAGTACTGTGTAAAGAAGCGGCAATGAGATCCCTTAGAAGGATATTGCCTGAAATCAATCTTGATGAAGAAAAAGTCTCAAAGGATGTACTGCAAAAAATAAAGATAACCGGAGAAGACTTTGCAGACGCACTAAAAGAAGTCAGGCCTTCTGCACTTAGAGAGGTTCTGGTTCAAATTCCAAATGTCAGTTGGGATGATGTAGGGGGTCTGGACAAACTAAAGGAAGAATTACGTGAAGCAATAGAGTGGCCATTAAAACACAAAGAGGCTTTTGAATACGCCCATGTAAAGCCACCCAAAGGGGTCTTGCTTTATGGTCCTCCTGGAACTGGAAAGACACTGATTGCAAAGGCAGTTGCAACAACAACTGAATCCAACTTTATCAGTATCAAGGGACCTGAACTATTATCAAAGTGGGTTGGCGAATCAGAAAAAGGTGTGCGGGAGATATTTCGAAAGGCTCGCATGGCAGCACCATGTATCATCTTCTTTGATGAGATTGATGCCCTAGTTCCAAAAAGAGGTAGCGGAGGTTCTGAGTCACATGTTACAGAAAATGTTGTATCTCAAATACTCACTGAGATTGATGGACTTGAAGAACTACACAATGTCTTGATAATTGGTGCAACAAATAGACTAGACATTGTAGATCCTGCATTGCTCAGACCAGGTAGATTTGATAGGGTAATTGAAGTTCCAAATCCAGATGTTGCAGGAATAGAGATGATCCTCAAGATCCACACCAAAGACAAACCGCTTGCAGAGGACGTCAATCTAAAAACATTGGCAGAAATGGCAAAGGGATTCAGTGGGGCAGAGATTGAAGAGGCATGCAACCGTGCAGCACTCTTAGGTGTAAAACGATTTGTTGAAAACAAGGAAAAAGATGTCAAATCCATCAAGATAACACGAAAAGATCTAGAGTTTTCCATAGATGAAATAAAGAAGACAAAAACATCATCATCATCTTAG
- a CDS encoding TIGR03619 family F420-dependent LLM class oxidoreductase — MKIGVSLSNYGLLPSRSFLKDAALEIERLELDSIWVSDHIIVPKNDAPWNRVFESITTLGFLSSITESVQLGSSVLLVPLREPLVLAKQIATLDSLSNGRVMIGVGIGWNKKEFDLLGYDFKNRSKTVAENIDIMRKMWAGNYAKLGYSCEPMPVSDNGPPILIGGQSDGALKRVASIGDGWHPVGISVQEYDLGIQKITQMKKSNFIWSLRINFAANQKIESQYTGADGHPRLRLVGSVDEIISQIQKYREVGLAHLVCDVRADSQKEYFEQLKVIGKIKKSF; from the coding sequence ATGAAGATTGGTGTCTCTCTTTCAAATTATGGATTGCTTCCTTCTCGGTCTTTTTTAAAAGATGCTGCCTTGGAGATTGAACGACTTGAGCTTGATTCCATATGGGTCTCTGATCATATTATCGTTCCAAAGAATGATGCTCCTTGGAACAGAGTATTTGAGAGTATTACGACACTGGGGTTTTTATCATCAATTACTGAATCTGTTCAACTAGGCTCTTCGGTACTTTTGGTTCCACTTAGGGAACCCCTTGTTCTGGCAAAACAGATTGCAACTTTAGACTCGTTGTCAAATGGAAGGGTGATGATTGGAGTTGGAATAGGATGGAACAAAAAAGAGTTTGATTTGCTTGGCTATGATTTTAAAAATAGATCAAAGACTGTTGCAGAAAATATCGACATTATGAGAAAGATGTGGGCTGGCAATTATGCAAAACTAGGTTATTCTTGTGAACCAATGCCAGTATCTGACAATGGACCACCAATATTGATTGGAGGGCAATCTGATGGGGCATTAAAGCGAGTTGCATCAATTGGTGATGGATGGCATCCAGTTGGAATATCTGTTCAAGAGTATGATTTGGGAATACAAAAGATAACACAAATGAAAAAAAGTAATTTTATCTGGTCTTTACGAATTAATTTTGCTGCAAATCAAAAAATTGAATCTCAATACACTGGGGCAGATGGTCATCCTAGACTGCGATTAGTAGGAAGTGTTGATGAGATAATCTCACAAATACAAAAATATCGAGAAGTTGGATTGGCTCATCTGGTATGTGATGTTAGGGCTGATTCACAAAAGGAATACTTTGAGCAGTTAAAAGTAATAGGCAAAATCAAGAAATCATTTTAG
- a CDS encoding Fic family protein, translated as MTSLIKRKEKGQTRYYLKYSSRENPQQKYLGTKIPKDIDQKIMDFELKCYREDKGISLQKIHQNYSEHIKTADKKIIKNENHGFKIIHTYSTQKIEGSTMTLGQTRKLLETGLSPKDTSLEDIIEAQQLAELFDDMLVTDNDINQKLMLNWHNKLYQKTDTNNAGSFRRQDVQPYLGKTEYVPWCDVSDEISNLIKWYNKEKKIMNPVELSARFHKRFELIHPFIDGNGRIGRLLMIFILHKNHYSMSNIDPKEKQTYINKLESSYVKNDEMIFVKWFISKYLRDNKKFLK; from the coding sequence ATGACAAGTTTGATAAAAAGAAAGGAAAAAGGACAAACCCGTTACTATCTGAAATATTCCTCTAGGGAAAACCCCCAACAAAAATATCTTGGAACCAAAATCCCAAAAGACATAGATCAGAAAATAATGGATTTTGAATTAAAATGTTACAGAGAAGATAAAGGAATTTCACTCCAAAAAATTCATCAAAATTATTCTGAACATATCAAAACTGCAGACAAGAAAATTATTAAAAATGAGAATCACGGATTTAAAATAATTCATACTTACAGTACCCAAAAAATTGAGGGAAGTACTATGACATTGGGTCAAACCCGTAAATTATTGGAGACAGGATTGTCTCCAAAGGATACATCATTAGAAGATATTATCGAAGCTCAACAGCTTGCAGAATTGTTTGATGATATGTTAGTTACAGATAATGATATTAATCAAAAACTAATGTTGAATTGGCACAACAAACTATATCAAAAGACTGATACTAACAATGCAGGTAGTTTTAGAAGACAAGATGTGCAACCATATCTTGGAAAGACTGAATATGTTCCATGGTGTGACGTCTCAGATGAAATTTCCAATTTGATAAAATGGTACAACAAAGAAAAGAAAATAATGAATCCAGTTGAGCTATCGGCCCGATTTCATAAAAGATTCGAGTTGATTCATCCATTTATTGATGGGAATGGCAGAATTGGAAGACTGTTGATGATCTTTATTTTACACAAGAATCATTATTCAATGTCAAACATTGACCCAAAAGAAAAACAGACCTACATCAACAAACTAGAATCATCATATGTAAAAAATGACGAGATGATCTTTGTGAAATGGTTTATCTCAAAATATCTCAGAGACAATAAAAAATTTCTAAAATGA
- a CDS encoding DM13 domain-containing protein, with amino-acid sequence MKKGVWIAIIVGVVVAIGGGLSSPLFYETSIDESLPGKLNDMEEGLTFEKFVSMDDSARQPIIDSMSSEVQDMIMQKAATMTTSVSEEMTDSDDLQVLHVGEFQGLIGHDASGIAKILKVSDSVYLRFEDFQVTNGPDLRVYLTNNGDVKTGLHLEKLKGSKGSQNYLLDDVNWQKYDTIVIYCQPFGVHFGQAKLVSADVNTMQDNQNLFFTLQGDNQVGMLDNTRLDAGSGMTYLDSNADGSLVLATSSGSNTVYAFESGNLVSMIPVGQTPKGVKIHPDGNLAFVANENSGTISVIDVDSLTVTKEIEVGKIPHNIRFTSQGGDTAYITLQGEDKVVVIDVGNLEVTDYIAVEKLPHNLDLSPDDRYLYTANIGTSDVAVIDLENKKIIKRIKVSTGHHGIDVTNDGTRIYVSGIGADKVNVIDAESLELIKQISVGQGPHGIRASEDGSKVYVGITTTNEILVIDSDSFDIKEKIQTGKIPFWLTIPQNP; translated from the coding sequence GTGAAAAAAGGCGTATGGATTGCAATAATAGTTGGCGTTGTAGTAGCAATAGGTGGAGGACTTTCTAGTCCATTATTTTATGAAACAAGTATAGATGAATCACTTCCAGGTAAACTAAATGATATGGAAGAAGGTCTAACTTTTGAGAAATTTGTATCAATGGATGATTCTGCACGTCAACCAATCATAGATTCCATGTCTTCTGAAGTACAAGACATGATAATGCAAAAGGCTGCAACTATGACAACAAGTGTATCTGAAGAGATGACAGATTCTGATGATCTTCAAGTGCTTCATGTAGGAGAGTTTCAAGGACTGATAGGCCATGATGCTTCAGGTATTGCAAAGATCCTCAAGGTTTCAGATTCTGTATATCTGAGATTTGAGGATTTTCAGGTTACAAATGGGCCTGACTTGAGAGTGTATCTTACCAATAATGGAGATGTCAAAACTGGACTACATCTTGAAAAACTAAAAGGAAGTAAGGGAAGCCAGAATTATCTGCTTGATGATGTCAATTGGCAAAAATATGATACCATTGTGATTTATTGTCAGCCCTTTGGTGTTCATTTTGGACAGGCAAAACTAGTATCTGCAGATGTTAACACAATGCAAGATAATCAAAACTTGTTTTTTACATTGCAAGGTGACAACCAGGTGGGTATGCTAGACAATACAAGATTAGATGCAGGATCAGGGATGACATACCTTGATTCCAATGCTGATGGTTCACTAGTTTTGGCAACTAGCAGCGGCTCTAATACTGTATATGCATTTGAATCTGGAAATCTTGTATCAATGATACCTGTTGGTCAAACTCCAAAAGGTGTAAAGATTCATCCTGATGGAAACTTGGCTTTTGTTGCAAATGAAAATTCTGGAACAATCAGTGTAATAGATGTAGATTCACTTACAGTAACAAAAGAAATCGAGGTAGGCAAAATACCTCACAACATTAGGTTTACTTCACAAGGAGGAGATACAGCGTATATTACATTGCAGGGAGAAGACAAGGTTGTAGTAATTGATGTAGGTAATCTAGAGGTGACAGATTACATTGCAGTCGAGAAATTACCACATAATCTAGACTTGTCTCCTGATGACAGATACCTGTACACTGCAAACATCGGCACTAGTGACGTTGCAGTAATTGATCTGGAAAACAAGAAAATAATCAAGAGAATCAAGGTTAGTACAGGACATCACGGGATAGATGTCACAAATGATGGAACAAGAATCTATGTGTCTGGAATTGGTGCAGACAAGGTAAACGTAATTGATGCAGAATCATTAGAACTGATAAAACAGATTAGTGTGGGTCAGGGACCACATGGCATACGAGCTAGTGAGGATGGTTCCAAAGTGTATGTAGGAATAACTACAACCAATGAGATTCTAGTTATTGATTCTGATTCTTTTGACATTAAAGAAAAAATTCAGACAGGAAAAATCCCATTCTGGTTAACAATTCCGCAAAATCCATAA